GGATCACAATTTGCGGTTCCGTTGGAATATGACAGAGTACCGGGATGCGTAAGATGTCCAAGATGCGGACAGAAAACGTGTAGCGAATAATCTGCCGATCACCGGGCAAAAAACGGGTGGCACTTGCAATTTAGGAGTGCCATCCGGCCTCCTTTTTGCAAGTGAAAAAAAGGAGGTAAAAATGAGCAAAATTGTCCAAATCGGTATGTTTGGAGATGACGAAATTAAAAGACCAAACTACTGCCAGATTGCACGTGAAGCGATACAGTATTATGCACCTGAAGATGTGGATTTGCAGAATCTACTTGCCATAATAATAGGGCAGCATGCTACCCCGGAATTATGTGGTAAATTGGCCTCATTGGGAGTAAGAAGATTGTCTACAATTTCAAAAAACGAACTTCTAGAATTCCCTGGAATCGGCGATTCTGCTGCTACAAGGATAATGGCAGCATTTGGGCTTGCAAAGAAATTGGCAAAATCAAAACCTGAGAATCCCTACACCATTCGCTCACCTTACGATGCAGCCCAATATATGATGGATGAACTTCGCTTTGCCCAACAAGAACAATGTGTCGTACTGTTTTTAAATATAAAAGGTCAGGTGATTGGGAAAAAGACTGTGTTTATCGGTAGTTTAAACGTTTCCATCTTCCATCCGAGGGAAATCTTTCGAGAGGCTTTGATGAGAAATAGTGCTTCAATCGTATGTTTCCATAATCATCCGAGCGGAGATCCAACCCCGAGTCGGGAAGATATACAGGTGACCAAGCGACTTCATGAAGTCGGTAACATTATGGGAATTGAGCTTCTTGATCATGTTGTGATTGGAGACGGTCAGTATTGTAGGCTAAAAGAAAAGGGGTATTTTTGATGAGTCCGAAGGAAAAATTTCTTTCTAAAAAGATTGATAGAGGTGGCATTACTGCAATGGTCGCCCTGTTGATACTTGGAGCAGAGGCAGTAAATCAGCAAGAAGTATTGAAAAGATTTACATTTGATCAAATAAGGAGGAGTTTGGAGTGAAAAATCTGAAAAAGCTGGAATTCCCAGTAGCAACTGCTGATGAAGCCCAAAGAGGTTGGAGGTTATCGTACCAGTTTTTGGAGGAGATAGAAAAACGTATGGAGTACGATGAGGAGTTCACCCCGAGTTTAGAAGGGGTGGAACTTGTATTATTGGCGTTGCAATCTTATTTTCGGGAAAGAGAATCAGGGGAGCCAAATAGGCTTCCTTGATTGTAAAATGTAATCAAGGAACAAAAAGGAGGAAATTAAAAATGAAACAAGTATCGATCATTGTCGAAGCAAAAAAATATTTTGAAGCTGATGCCGAAAAGCTTGATCAGATCCAAGAGGGCGATCTCGTTCTGGTCAACATCGACTTTGAGAATCGAAAAGCCGATTTTATCTGGTATCCAGCAGGGGGAAATCCGGCAAATTTTCCGGCAGAAGAAGACGACTTCGATGCCGTAGTGAATTTTTGTCGTAAGGAAATCGCAGAAGCAGTGGGGGAGTAATCACCCCACTCTTGCGAGTTCTCACACAAGCCGAGGCAACGGAGACGAATTAATATTCGTCTAAAAATACTATACGAGGAGGAATTTGAATGAAAGTCTTCTGTTTTGACGTTGAAACTGACGGGCTATACGGGGCTCCCTTCGCTGTGGGGGCAGTCGTATTAAGTGAGTCCGGCGAGGAAATCGAGCGGTTCGCCGGGATCGCTCAAATCAAAATAAAAAATGATTGGGTGAAACAAAATGTTTTGCCCAATTTAGAAGGCCTTCAAAAGTACGAAACAGACGTTGACCTGAGGGAGGCCTTCTGGGACATATATCAAAAACACAAAGGTGATTCCTACATCCTGGTGGATGTAGGGTATCCCGTAGAAACAAATTTTTTAAGACAGGTCATCTTGGATGATCTCGAAAACCGACAATGGAATGGACCGTATCCGCTTTACGACGTATCATCCGTATTGCAAGCGAAGGGGATCGATCCAGACGTAAACCGGATCGAATATTCAGGTCTAAAAGGCCTGAAACCACATAACCCTGCGGACGACGCCT
This genomic interval from Microaerobacter geothermalis contains the following:
- the radC gene encoding RadC family protein; this translates as MFGDDEIKRPNYCQIAREAIQYYAPEDVDLQNLLAIIIGQHATPELCGKLASLGVRRLSTISKNELLEFPGIGDSAATRIMAAFGLAKKLAKSKPENPYTIRSPYDAAQYMMDELRFAQQEQCVVLFLNIKGQVIGKKTVFIGSLNVSIFHPREIFREALMRNSASIVCFHNHPSGDPTPSREDIQVTKRLHEVGNIMGIELLDHVVIGDGQYCRLKEKGYF